Genomic window (Macaca mulatta isolate MMU2019108-1 chromosome Y, T2T-MMU8v2.0, whole genome shotgun sequence):
agtcttaccaagtttcagatgtccggactccaagtgccagttccttcccagtgttcagCCACTGCGTTAATCCTCCTTGGGGGCCTGCCGTGCACTGCTCTGGTGAGGCGTTCCACTGGGGCAATTGCCTATGGGAGCGCTCTTTGGATGGTGTCACTCAGGCTGGCCGGAGTCCCCCACAGGGATGCTCCATAGGGCAGGCCTAAGCCGCCTAAGGGACTGCCTTGGCCATCGGTCAGTTACCTCGCTTCCTGGTCAGGGagccaagaaatgtagcaggacgcGCGGCAGGCAAGACCTCTCAGACATcaagttgtagaaggaagggctttattcagctgggagcatcggcaagcGACCGTCTCAAAATGCAAGCTCCctgagtgcacaatttctgtcccttttaagagctcacaacactaaagatttcccaggagagggtcgtgattgatttgAGCAAGCAAGGGGTACGTGACAGGGGTTGCATGCACCGGTGGtcagagagaaacaaaacaggGCTGGGAGTTTCACTGCGTTCTTTTACATAATGTCAGGAACATCAGTCataagttgatttttaactattaGGTTTAGGCCGGGCAAACCCGGCCAGGCTGTCTGTCTTTAGTtttgcttcattgtttttattattaattttttaaagaacaggtGCTGAGGATACAACATTGTGAGAgggtctttttctttcctcatcccaaagtgctgggatgacaggtgtgagccaccacgcccggccgtaaCTCAGTATTTTAGGATTGATTTaactatatttgtttttctgtgtatacATGTGCAAGCATCTATgcaaatctattttatttttcatttcatatggAGAATTTGCAGATTGGCCTGTCATATAGCATCTGCCATTTAAGGAATGTAGAACTCTAATTTCTTCAGAGAGTCTGTGACTCAGGAAAAGTCTAAAAATCACTGCACTGCTTCACAAATAAGTATGTAACTTTCTTTGCTGGAGGATGAGTCACTGTAAATGGTGTTTGTGATTGATTTACTCGATAGGAATGAGGGGTCAAATTTTACTtaagaaaaccaaagcaaaccATGCATTAAAATATACCTGTTAGGTAAATTGTATTATCTCTTAACATTTCATTTGGAGTTTGAACAACTAGATGTGTGATTCATTAGAGATGTTTGCTCAAGTTGAAATTGCAGCATATGATTCATTCTAAGAGACAGAGCTTTGTGTCTTTTTTGATCCAATTGATCTTGCTCTGCCATGTATGAGAATATCCCTGTTATTACATGTGACACCACCAGGGAATTGgaatctgtccatccatctatctatctatctatcgctTGATCGAttgtaatatttttcattatttaatgtGCAGTTCTTAAAGGTTACTATAATTGAGCATAGCCCAAGCTGAAAATTGCTATTAAATAAGGGAAATTTAAGAATTCTAAATTATGTTAACAAGTTTCAGAGACCATGTATTTTTCTAAGGTGTCACTTTTTGATTCTGTAATTATTTGAGTTCCTTTGAGTGGAATTTAATTTTACGATATGTTTTGATGAAGCTTTCTTCATGCCCGAATGATATGAGTAGCCATTTATCACTGATATCCTAATATGTTTTTCTTGATCTAGATTATGTTTAGAAATTTGACTTGTAGATTTCTGCTCTCTCTTCACTCTCCACGTATCCCACATCTCTCTCTCACACCAATGTATAAagatttctgattatttttgtggattttctAAATGGACTTTTATTGCTTGAATTAAAGTAATTTCATATAGAAACACTAAAGTTTATTAGTTTAGAGAATTGTGCAATTTTACGATTATAATGTGCAGGAAATATTTATACACATCTAAAATTTAGCCATTTAAGAAACAGTGATGTTTCTCAACTAAAAAGATTTTGTATGAAACACAGGTGATGGCGGATACACTCTTAATCTCCACATGAGTTCTTCTAGGGGAACGTTTGGAGTTAAAAGAGGTCCATATTCAAGAATTGGAAGTCCTCCTCCTAAAAAATCTGCTCCTTCAACTGTGGCAAGAAGCAATGATGggatgggaggccaaggtaaatGCTACCTGAGAGCCAGACCGTAGTTTTTGTATGACTGAAAATGAACTATTTATCTGAATGCTTAAGATTGAGGAACATATTAGAATTGACACATACATGGGCCTATTTATTGATTGatagcttttattttagtttgaatCTCACTAGGCGAATTTCAGATTTATGGTGAAGAAATATTTGACCTTCTAACTGCAGATCAAAGAAATGATTACAAAGAGGCAAACGCTCCATTTAATGCTTTTTTTGCTAGAAAATTCCTTTTAATTGTTCTTAAAGTTCCTGGCAGTATTCTTTGATAGGAGGCTTCTTAATCTAAGGAATCCTTCCATATCCTACGTCCCTTTGTATTTGACCCTGGTGTTCCAACCTAAAAATTGCATGTTCAGTTTTTTTTGTCaggttggagtcttgctctcaccAGGCCAGACTGCAATGGTGAGATgatggcttactacagccttatattcctgagctcatgcaatcctcctgtttcagcctcctgagtttctGTGGCTCATGGCATATACCACCACACATATCCaatttttctttccctatttttgtagagacaggatctcagtaCATTGTCATAGCTGACAGTaaagccctgggctcaagcagtgcacctgcctcagccttccagagtggctcgaagcatgagccactctgcctgtcCATACAGTTTCTGTGACCTTGGTAATGCTTGTGTGCAAGGCATTCTTACTGGTTCTTTGAGGATACTACAAGAGCATTTAGCAGAAAAGCAGTCACTGGGCTTTAATACTATTTAACAGGGTAAGTAGGCATTGAAATGGAGACATGAAGGAGTccaacatttttcacagaaatgcaGAGTTGTGAAATTCAGGGGCTGTATATCTACCATTAAGATTGTACAGGGATGTGTACGCCTTCACACAAGTTCCTTAGTGCAGgatttgaaattatttgaggAGAGAATTTAGAGCTAAGCAATAAGAGGTGAGCAGTAGGATTGAACAGAAGTAATAATCttgagaaggaggagaagagtaAGATTTCAGACTGAACAGAAGAAAGCAAGGCAAAAAAGTGACAGTTCTCAGCAAAGAAGCTTAAGCAGAACAAATTAAAATTCTTACTAAGGCGTGCATCATATTGTGGAGGAAATGGAAACCTTCCATTTTCAATTTTCCATTTTGTATTAGAGGATTGGTGAAGTTAAATAGTAATTGAGTTCACAATACATAAGCTAGCAGATTTCCACTAAAAGATTAGCCAGTGAACACATCATAGGTGAGAGACTGACCTGTAAGAAATAGCATGTGAAGAGTATATTACAGGAAaacctgttttgttttgaatGAGGCACAATGATGTAGTGACTTTTTTACCGGTAGTTTTTATTCCATGTAAAATAAATCTTAGCCATCATTAGAAAAGCTTGAGTAGCATATTTTAATTTGTCCTCATTTAAGATAGAGCCAACCACTTAGAGATAAAGGAGAACTTTTATGTATAAATTTCACATTCGGTAGTTCACAGGTTACAGTacttgtgtgtgtgagatggactGAACAAGGTGgataaatttacttttttcaggTGAGATAGGATGATACATGTAAACTTTAATATCAGTGTACATTTTGATGGTTTTACATGTTTTCCCTGTGTCATTAATAGTCATCAGTAATTcatatggaaaggaaaataataactaGCTAGTTGTTAACAGTTAAGAATGAACTGTTACCCTGAGAATTAATGTTTAGCTTAAGCTGTGTTTAAGAAGAACTGGGCTTGCAGGAGCCAAGAGATTATACAAAGCTTTAAGCTATAATGAGGGTGTCATGAATGTCTGGTAActcagggaaagagaaagagagtcaggggagaaataatttttaaagtcgTTTTAGAGAAGAAACGATAGTATTTGAAATTCTCTGTACTTTACATAATACGTAATCATGTTAAATTAAAGGTCCCATGTCACGTGGAAGAGAGAGCTACGCAGGTCCTTTACGCAGAGAGCCATTCTCCTCCTGGAGAAACGACAGTATGTCACCAAGAGATGATGCTTATGCAACTAAggataggtaaaggaaaattgaaaaaatagtTGATTTTTGTTGTGGtgatgaaattcacataacaaaattaaacatttgggGGTTAACAAATAAGTGACATTTAATACATTCTGTGTTGTGCAACAACCACCTCTATTTAGTAGAAAagcattttcatcactccaaactACAACTACACTACCGGTTAAGCAGtccctttcattttcttcctttgcgCAGCCTCCAGGAAACACCAATCTGTGTTCTGTTTGTGAACTTACCTGTTCTGGGCATTTCCTTGTATTGGGCTCAAACACTACACGgctttttctgtctgtctcttttctttctgctggATGCCCTGAAGGTTTATGAACATCGTAGCACTTCACTCCTTACACAAGCCGTTAACTCATTATtttgtttgggttgtttccaccgcAGTATCTCTAGGCACAAATATTAGTTTGAGTACACTTACTCAATTCTGGATATATATGTGTGGAGTTACTTGATCATATGAtaattatgtttgttttcttgaggaCCCACCACATGTGTCCATAGTAGCTGCATAATTTTCCATTCCAACAAGCACTGTTTCATGGTTCCAGTTTACCTACGTCTTCTCAAAGACTCTATATTTCTAGCTTGTTACAGTTTATAGGCATTCCAGTATGTGGGAAGCATGGTATCACATTTTGGCTTAGAAATGCATTTTCTGAATCCCTAATTATGAGTATCAGTTCCACGTGCTTTTTGGGTATTTGCATATATTacatttggagaaatgtctgtttagatGTCtggccctttatttatttatttattttagttgtaAACAGGTTATGTTTTGGATACTAGAAGTTGATCATttgaaatttgtttctttgacTTATGCAAGCAGAAATCATCCAGGTTTTCGAGACACCAGGTGTTATGCTCCACCACGTAAAGACTATGCATGGTGTGATTATGGTCGTTCTCGCCGTGATGAACATTCCTCTAGAGGATACGGGTACTATATAacattttctggttttgttcAATATATATCTTAAACTGTTCATTCTGACACTAACaaagtattgtgtgtgtgtgtgtgtgtgtgttttgtagtgAACATGATGGCCGTGGTAGAGATGATTCAGAACCAAGTGGATGTTCTTACAGAGAGGCATATCAGAGTTATTGTAACAGTCCAGGTATGTTTTGTAAATTATAGGATTATATTTAGTAGACCAGATCATTGTTGTAACaaaattttatggaaaattacaaaggaaaaacataACATGTTTAAATATTGGGAAATGTTAACACTATAAAGCCTATGGATCTATATGAAGGTTAGAACTTCAATTCATTTACAGAAAATGTGACTCAacctttattttagaataaagttTCTTAAGCTTCCAAATACTACTCTGACACTTCTTTCAAATGAAACATTTTGGCTATTGCAGTCACAATTAATATCCTGTCAACAGAGGCAGAGGAACGCAGATGTTTCCAAATAGAACTTTAACTGGTTTCTGGTTTAGTGATAccagtaaaaatgtttaaatgtagtTTAACATAAGTGCTATTATTTTATCAACCCTGCAGGGACCTCTCGTGGTGCACCACCTGCACCAGCTCCTCGTATGACTTTTGGTGGAAGCAGTCGCCATGATTATAACAATACACGAGATAGGTATGACAGAAGTCGGGAGAGTTACTCAAGGAGCCGTGGTGATTTCTATTCCAGTGGTCGTGAGCACAGTGGCAGAAAAGAACGAACATATCCACCTTCAGTGGATAGGGTGCGCCGTGATCCTCATGAAGAATATGGGAGCTCAAGTTACAGGGCTTCTAGAAAAGATGTTGGGGGAAGACGATCTGAAAAAGGAGACTGaagcagatatttaaaataatagctcTTGCATACCAAACCTTCCTTGGTTATCGAAAATTAAAATGTTGTTTCTGCATTATTACCGGAGTACCATTACTAGAAACAGGTTAGTTTTGTGGGGAGAGGTAGATATTAACTTCCTCCATGAATTTTTTGAGctgaaaaggaattttttttcaaaataatttcattatttttaatactgtttGAAAGCTATCTATTTAGGTGTAATGTGTGTAgtaaaattttcagaataaaCCTATACATGGAATGCAGAATGCCTGATTTTATTGCTACACATGCTGAAAAGCAAATTCAATAGGAGAGTAAATTGTGTTGTTTGTAAAAAAATGCCTTTGTTGGTTTGCACATAAATACGTACAGAAGTAGGCACATGTGAAGTCTCCCTTGGAAGCTGCATAAGTTTCCTAATTaggctgtgtttcttttttaaaaacttatcagcttcagctgggcaaggtggttcacacctgtaatctcttcTCTTTGGGGGACCTAGTAGATGAATCACAAATTCAAGTTTCAGAAGCCTTCAGAAACTGTCTGCCTCACGCTGAAATGTTTATCCTTTGGAGGAATAGTAAAGGTCAAAAAATAATACTTAGATATTGTTGAAACTAGAGTTTAAAACATCCATTCTTCTTGAAGCATTCTGTGACTGAAGCGGGACAGTGGTAATGAAAACATACTTTCCACGGAAATCAAAACTGAACCGGCTAAGTTTCTAGGTACATAGCGTAATGAAattaaatggtcctagtttacATAGTGAAAAATGAGTGTTTAGTTTTGGGAGGTACTCACATTAATattgtcttcaaatatttggcAATGGATGTTGTAAGCAGTGTTTTAGCAATATATTCTTACAAATAGGAATAATCTAGGAGGGTtgcaaatttactttttttttttttttttttttgagacagagtatagCTTTATCATAACCTAAGCCATGGTCCAGTGACtggaccttggctcactgcaacctccctcttctaggttcaagctattctcctttctcagcaTCCCGAGTAACTGGCATtgaaggtgtgtgccaccacagctggctgaaattttgtatttttagtacagacaacatttgattatgttggccaggcttctctAAAAATCCTGATCCACCCtcttctgcctctcaaagtgctaggattacaagcaggagccaccacgccaagcctATCAGATATCATTGAAGATATGAATAGGAATACTTTAAACCATATGCTTTTTGGAGAGTTAAGTGTATAAAACAACGGCATAAAATTTCAGATAGGGGATggcttaaatatttaataaattatctgatgacaaaaatacaaagaataggAGTCACGTAAGTAAACCATTTAACTTTCCTGAACAtgcaacttacagaatggaatATATGAAGTTCCATAAGTTTTATAGCCCATAATTCTTCAGTTAGCAAAATAATCTGCAAGGAGGAAGCACTTTCATGAGAAAATGTTGACAGGATCATCAATGTTTAAAGGAAAAGGctgcaaataattttaaaggagAAGTTACCAACTTTGATTTTCAAGTGAGTTATTTATGTTACGAAGTTATGTTTTCCTTCACCTATAACGTAggactgtgaggattaaatggaaagataaaaCTCTCTAGTATCTTCACAGTGGCATCATAAGAAATAGTGTCTTTCAAGATGTGATGGTTCAGTTCTTTAATTCCAGCATTTTTGGAGTCCAAAGCGGGcatagctcaggagtttgagacaagccttggcaacatggagaaatcttgtccctataaaatagacaaaaaattgCTGGATGTGGTAGGGCATCCATGCAGTCCCCCTCGTTTGGAACTGAGGATCACTTGTGACCATGAGGacaaggctgctgtgagcatgtttgCTCCACTGCATTttcacctgggtgacaaagtgagaccctgtcaaaaacaaaacaaacaaacaaacaacaacaaaaaaaaacaaagtgtctATGATACTCTGGGAATTTTTAACCTAAATTATCACCATGAGCCATTCTGTCATAATGATTTAAAGGAGTGGGGAACTGAAGCGTAACCTGTAAGATACAATTTGTATCTTGGAATAGGGGAATAGGAATATTCCCTTGGAATAGGGGCTCTGTTTCTGCAGGTTACAGTAAATGGTGAAAAGCCTTTATTTAACAAGAGCTAAAGCCTGATTGCTTAATTTTCTTAGGAAAGTTATGCTTTTAAATGAATAATAGGGTACATTTTATGATCTGTGGTCACTAGGATTGTTACGAGAAAATACCTGGACTTGGTGGTTTATAACAAACATTTCTTGTTATCTTAGAGCCTGAAAAGCCCAAGATGATGGCATCAGCAAATATAGTATTCTGGCAAGGGCCCACTTCGTGGATTTTAAGCAGCCGTCTTGCTGAGTCTACACATGGTAGAAGGGGCTTGGAACTCTTGAGTTGCTTATAGGAGAGTATTAATAACATTTATGAGGGTGCTGTCTTCCTGACTTGATCAGTTCCAATCAAAGGCCCTGTTCCCCATCCAGAGGTCAGCCAACTGACATTTCTCTATGTTGAgattaatgtatatattttagatgATGGAGTGAGGATGGCAGTGATGATTGAATGAATTCCCTGGTTTGCCGTTCTTAGTGTCTCCGCTGTTACCATCAGGTATTAACAGCGTGAAgatgattttcttaaatgttGGTACTGAGTCATCCAGCTTCAGATTACAAGGTTTGCGGACAATTGGGCAGTTTTAGATTTCAGTGTTGCTAAATCATGAAAGGGGGACACAGTGTTGAAGTTTGAGTTTGGAGCGTTGTAGCAATATATTGAATAAAACAAGAATTGAAATGTAGACTAATAAAACTTGTAAGATATCGCATGTGGATGTTCTATAGTTTTCCATTGAAGCATAATTCTCTTGACTCTTATTCACAGTTACTTCTCTTGACTCTTATTCACAAAGGAAGCCTGGTCTTACTAGTTTTGTCATTATTTATCTAAATGCAGTAAGAGTGGTCATTGACCACAaaggcctttatttatttatttctttatgtattcattattcctttttaaattagaaagagtgtctgactcattgcagcctctacctcctgggctcaagtggtcctcctacctcaacctctggagtcactgagaccacaggcacacaccatcatggctggctaattttgtatgtttgcttgtttgtttttgtctacTGTGttgcaccatgttgcctaggctagatgTGAACTCCTCTGCTCAAGTgttccttccaccttggcctgtgggagtgctggtattacaggtgagagccaccattcctggccacaGAGGCCTCTCCAGTTTGCCTTGTgagaactttcttttcttttttttttcctttctctgtgttgAGCTTAATGTATATTTTAGATGGTAGAGTGAGGATGGCAGTGATGATCTGAATGAAttccctggagtgcagtggctcaatctcagctcactacaagctctgcctcccaggttcatgccatacttctgcttcagcctcctgagtgcctgggattacaggcgcccggctaatttttttttgtatttttagtagagacggggtttcaccctgttagccaggatgttcttgatctcctgacctcatgatccacccgccttggcctggGAACTTTCTATAATTAGTCTCAGATTATATTTTGTAAAGCCTTGAGACTAGATGCTAAGCCAGGAACTTCTCACCAGGCTTTTCTGTGAGAACTCGTACATTGGGTTGAATTCCTCTCCTCTCAGCATCCCGAAATATCATGAGTTTCCAGAACTGCCCAGAAGTGACCTGTCTTTCTCATCTCTTAGGCTAGGAACTCTGTAACCAATTACGAGGCTGCTTTTCCCAAGAGGGCTTTGTAAGTATTGTCCCGACAGTCACCTTTAGTTTTTAATGCTGCCTGGTTATatttgattccacagaaatcattCTTAAATGTGTTTGATATTTCAGACAAGGCTTGGCAATAAAACCAGTTTCCAATAACATTCAATTCAAAAAAGAACACTTTTTTACTGAACAGCAGAAATGCCTCTATTGTtacaaaaaatgcttttaaaatattaaatgtccAGTGAATGTAATGCAGCTCAATTAGTGAATTGGTAAATCTAAGAAGAATCCAAATGTGTTCTCctttttaaggttttttgtttgtttgtttgtttgtttgttttcaccgACACGGTCACCCTccttcacccaagctggagtgcagtggtaagatctcagctcagtgcaacacCTGCCTCCTGGGATagagcaattttcctgcctcgaccttctgtgtagctgggattacaggtgtgcaccaccattcctggctgacttttgtatttctaggagagatggagttttgctgtattggccaggcttctctggtctcaaactcctgaattcagatgatccacctgccttggcctcccaaagtgcagggattacaggcatgagccaccatgcctgacccacaAATGTATTCTTGCACTTGATAATAACAACAACTCGtaatatgtgtctgtgtgcaaTAAACCATTTTAAACTAATCTCATTTACTAAATATTTGCATGAGTCATGTGAACTTGGTCATCTATTTCTGGGATTTTTAAGAGTGTGTAATTCACAATAATGCTCACTTGCCTCTAAGCCAATTAATATGGTACCCTTTTAAGTGATATTCAAAATTAACTGGGTGATCACATCCAGAGGTAGtaatatatcacacacacacagtgtatatGCAAAAAAATACAGATAGTGGAAAACAGATTTTACAGCTCTCCTAAAATTTAGTCATGAAGTAAGCAACAGGGTAATATAAATCTTACTGGTTTAtatccattttatatttaatctgAATTGTGCTTCCAGAAAAATGAGACAAGGTTACCTATTCAATAGGAGGTCTAATACGTTTTGTCTGTACTGGTAAAGAAGAATTTTCTGAGATTATTTTGCCATAGTATTTAATCTAGTGAGTCAGAGGACTGCATTTTACTTAAAACTGATACATCCAGTGACAGTCTGGATGACTCCAAAAACTGGCTAATTAAAATGCTCATTCTCTTCTAATTagccatttttctttctgcttcagtTAGGTAATTTTTTGGAGGGTGGGGAAGATCCTGGAGTCCCTCAAGAGCCTCTGATTTAGAAAGCCTAAATTTCTCGTGACTATAGTGGTTGAGAGGCTGAAATAGAAAAGGGCTTGTTTAGTGGATAGAAGGATGGACAATGAGAGGTTTGAAGTAGGATATGTCCAAGAATTCAAGGGAGCTGAATAGTAGACAGAAGATAGTAAGAGGACAAGCAAGGAACACGAGTAATAGGAAGGAAGACATCAAAATGCACCAGTGTGGGGAGTTGTTAAGTTTCTCAAAGATCATTGAAGTTCCAAAGTATCCTTAAAAACGCATCCCAACAACAAGGATGTCTGTTTAGCAAAGCCTAAATTCACCATGGTTCAAGAAGATGGGTTTTAGTTGACTAAGAGAGTCTCATGGCAGAAGCAAGTATCcaaataaagaacaaagaggtGTCAAACAGCTTTAATTGAGATAGAGATAGAATTAGAGAGATatagagatagagacagaaatacAGATACATAGAGATACAGATACAGACACAGAGAGATATAGACATAAAGACATAGACCTTGACATGAACATAGACATAGACAGACATAGTCATAGATGTAGACCTTGACATAAAGATAGACATAGACAGATATAGTCATAGACATAGACCTTGACATAGACATAGATGTAGACGTAGACATAGTGACATAGAGAGAGAATCTTCCACAAAGATCAGGCAAATGGGAAAATTGGGCTCAAACCTAGGGAGTCACTAAATAATGTCCACTCAGGAAATATGCTAGAAAGATGGGAACCAAACCCATGGTGTTGCCCCACTActtggattgctggatcatatggtgggtGGTTCTGCTTGTAAATTTCTTAGGAGTCTCCGTATTTAAATGGATGTAAAGCCCTGTGTAAGGCCTgcactaatttatattctcaccaaaaGGGTGCGTGTATATCCTTtactctgcatcctcaccagaaatgcatttcttttgtcttttggataacagccattctgactgaagAGAGATGACATTTCAtcgtggatttgatttgcatttaccttaTGGTTTAGGGATGATGAGCACTTTGTAGTATGCCTGCTGGGCAACTGTATGTCTTACTTAAATAAATGAGTATTCACATCATTAGTCCAT
Coding sequences:
- the LOC106995411 gene encoding RNA-binding motif protein, Y chromosome, family 1 member B-like yields the protein MMEVNQPGKLFIGGLSREANEKTLKAVFGKHGPLSEVVWKKDRKNKCRGFAFITFENPADAKNAAKDMNGKFLYGKAIKVEQANKPSFQSGGTRRIPPPSRHRSPLGSLRSTRSSGGTRGRHHSRGGHLGDGGYTLNLHMSSSRGTFGVKRGPYSRIGSPPPKKSAPSTVARSNDGMGGQGPMSRGRESYAGPLRREPFSSWRNDSMSPRDDAYATKDRNHPGFRDTRCYAPPRKDYAWCDYGRSRRDEHSSRGYGEHDGRGRDDSEPSGCSYREAYQSYCNSPGTSRGAPPAPAPRMTFGGSSRHDYNNTRDRYDRSRESYSRSRGDFYSSGREHSGRKERTYPPSVDRVRRDPHEEYGSSSYRASRKDVGGRRSEKGD